Within the Flavobacterium sp. CG_23.5 genome, the region GACTTACAAGGAGTTGCTAACTTAGGTAGAATCATGAGTTTTGAAACTTGGACTAAAACTTTAGGTTTATTAGGTCACGCAGGTGTAGGTTTGTCATTTTTGGAAAGAGAAAATCCTACTTATGCAAAAGACAGAATGGGTAACTTAATGGCTGGTGTAACTGGTCAAATCAAATTGACAAACAGAATTGCATTAACAGGTGATTTTACGACTATCGTAAATGCTCGTCAGAATCTTACATTTGATACAGCAAGTAGAGTTCGTTCAAATGGATTTTCTGGAGTTCTTTTTAATGGTACTGTAGGTTTAACTGTTTACTTAGGTAAAGATGTAAAACATGCTGACTGGGTTATTGATAACGAAGGTAAATTTGCTGCAATTGACGCAAGATTTATGGCTATCGAAAACAAAATGTTAGATACTGACAATGATGGCGTAGCTGATTATTTAGATCAAGAACAAAATACTCCTGCTGGTCAAATGGTTGACACTAAAGGAAGATCTATTGATAAAAACAACAACAATGTTCCTGATGAAACTGAAGCTTACATCATGAAAAACTATGCAGCTAATACTGGAGACGGTTCTGTTGTATACAATAATGAATTGATTAAAAGTTTAATTAATGGTGGTTATGTAGCTGTTTATTTTGATTTCAACAAATCAACACCAAC harbors:
- a CDS encoding OmpA family protein, giving the protein MKKIILTLVFAAGFTTLSAQTETVKTTETAVENTYNKWSVELAGGFNKPTRTMTAGYRTAVVSPYVADLGVRYMFNNKFGLKADFGYNSFQEGDNSLPFDTKYYRVDLQGVANLGRIMSFETWTKTLGLLGHAGVGLSFLERENPTYAKDRMGNLMAGVTGQIKLTNRIALTGDFTTIVNARQNLTFDTASRVRSNGFSGVLFNGTVGLTVYLGKDVKHADWVIDNEGKFAAIDARFMAIENKMLDTDNDGVADYLDQEQNTPAGQMVDTKGRSIDKNNNNVPDETEAYIMKNYAANTGDGSVVYNNELIKSLINGGYVAVYFDFNKSTPTNVSTEGTDFILTYLRNNPSASVDIIGHADELGRSAYNDKLSNARATNVKNTLVKANVDASRLNVVAAGEDTSVDKDSDAARKLVRRVTFRVK